The window AGCAGCGATTCACATTCAGTTTGGTTCTTGTCTGTGAGAGGCAGCCTGGGTTAAAGCTGTGTTTTCCtccgacacacacacgttgGTCTTCCGCCGTCACAGGacgagctgatgctgtgtgttctTACATCCTCCTGTAATAAATGGCAGCTTCATCCTCGGCTCTCTTACAGTCAGAATAATCGGGAACTAAAGCTCAATCAGCTCCATCGGGGCCGTGTCCCTGATGCCAGTATCTGATTGGACGTCACATTTGTCTCCCTCCATGTCTGTTTTCTAGTGGGAATGTGACGCCGTGCATGTGACTGCACAGTTAACGCTGCATGTGGATGTGTTGTAGACGGCCTGTGAGTGCACGGCTGATGTGGAGCAGCGTTTCCTCCACCACAGCTTCAGTTTCTGCTGCTTCATCTTGTTTCCATGTTCTTGTGTCTTTTGGAATGTCCGCCTGCATCTGACATGTTTGACGTCGCTCGTTTGGTTTTCAGCTGCCTCACATggtacaggtcagaggtcagaggtcacagtgcctgtgtgttgatgttgtgttcatatgtgtgtccctgcaggacTCTCTGAGGGGGCGGCCCAAAGAGATCCCACACAAtgagaagctgctgtcactcaaGTACGAGGTAAAAGCAAACTACTGAATAACTACGGCAGCTGAGGGAGCTCAAAACAGGAAACCCATAGAAAGATGATGTTTATGATCATTTCTTCCTCAGTCCACCTGAtccagcaggacacacacagtgctgtttcTCTAAAGCTACAGCTCTATAACGATGttaggcagtgtgtgtttgagggaaCAGGATGTTTAACCCTTTCTACTCAAAGGGACCCATTtgggggctttttcatgcacccaaaaaataaaagctatataacactgtactaaccatgtaaaaaaataatcatattgcatatcaaattaaacaggagaaactctactacaagcacatataagccatatttacacacatcaaacataacttcaacaccatgcacatcaattatcactcatcaaaataaaactctcatatcaaagtcgaccctCTTGCCACATTCTTATTGCcagctctgtgatacttcaagtcacacaaacaaacaaggtgtcatatgaaagctgagactttaccaattgactctgttacagttgttttgctatattataaatatttggtaaattagaatataaagaatataaaagtaaaaaatcacGAGTTACAAAAagttctgtctttcttctgtaaatttgcaataaaaAGTCATATTTGAGGGCAATACatgcttggttcagatagaccaacatgactaaaaatattaggattagacatttattatgtttgtggaggacttttttggggggagaatgTATCAATGGTTGTTtagcataaaatgcattttcttccatgtggctggtcattggtgagtctagcactaatattactactacctgtcaaatctattggttctgaccttttgatagaggtgtcaatcacccTAATCAACCTGTCTATTGTGAAGTTATGAGCCTGCATATTTGACaaggtattagcttagcattaggtgggcgtgtctatctgctttatacatctgttataacctatagatgtgtaataatgtatgtatacaactgaaaacggatgtaaatagaagtgatgaacaccaatagtgacttaaaagtgaaatatatagtttggttcattaaattttaagacctttaaaaatgtctgctttgtgccatcttaatttacaaagagccagaggcactGTCCAGGTgtcccctttattatgacaccaaaagtattcaaatacacctagtggttgctaagatatactcaattcattttgggcatgtcattttcaagctgatgccttaaaaatgggcttggggtggaaggggttAAAGGAGCTTTGTGCCGCTTCTCCCTGCAGAGTCTGGACTATGATAACATCGAAAACCAGCTGTTcctagaggaggagaggaggatgagctACATGGTGAGTGGAGCTGTGACGGCGGCCTGCCTTCATGTTCTGTCAGCGTGGTTAAGCCCTTCGCCTTCCTCTGGTGTCTTCAGGGTTTCCGCTGCCTGGAGATCAGCCGCTGGGTCATCTGCGGTCTGATTGGCCTCCTGACCGGACTCATCGCCTGCTTCATTGACATCGGGGTGGAGCAGCTGGCTCGGATCAAGTTCCATGTGGTCAAAGAGAGTATCCTTCAAGTTGTTTTCAAACTTTATTTCACCAGGAGAGACTCATTTGGTCCTAGCCAAGACTTGGCGGGTGCTGCAGAGTGAAGAGCCTCCGTCCCCGGCTCAGACTGAACTTTCAGAACAGACAGGTCATGGGAACGAAGGCTGTAATCAGACTGAATCTCAGGTCAGATGTTTTTAGAGAGAAATCATTGGTTTATAATTATTTAAAGCTGTTGGATCTCCACCTTTAAACAGGAGAAGGACAGTTTGTGACCAGCATTAGGTTGAAGAGATGAGTCAGAGGTGGGGCGATAGCAGCAGTCTGTAGTTTTAGACTCTGAGGAACTTTGAGGAACTCTAGCAGCTAGAGTTCCTCAAAGTTTTATGAGCAGAGTCAGTTTCTTCCTCCTTTGAAGAACAGATTTATTTCCACATGGCTGCTAAGGTATTGTGTTATTGTCTGAATATATAAGTGATGATTTATGAGCTGGCTCAGGCGGTTTTAGAGAACCTCCTACGCAGCTGTTGTTGATGTCAGAGCTCCTCTTTGACCTCCACAGTGACGCCCTgttggctcctcctcctcctcgttgaAGAGGTGTCAGTCTGAGAGTGTAGCTCAGGTGCTGGATGATGGTGGGCTTGTggtttcctcctgtagctgtctcaaACGTCAGACCTCACTGGTTTCTCATGTTTGACCTCATGATGTCAGAGTGTTCAGCTTCTGTCCTCTGTGAAGCTCTGCTTTATTGGGTCATGTGTCGTCTGCGTGCTGACGGGCTTCAGCCTTCGCCTTCCTTCACTCTGATCTGTCAGACATTGAGAAGTTCACAGAGGTGGgaggactctccatctctctgatCCTCTGGGCAGTCCTGAACTCCGCCATCGTCATGATGGGAGCCATCATCGTGGCGTTTTTCGAGGTAAGACTGAAAGCAGAAGGGCTTCAAGTGGTCTGGGTTTTCGTTCCTGTTCTGTGGCTTTAATGACATTCCTCAAGAGTAAGAGTGGGCTTTCAAGAAGCTTTTCATCACCAACATGGAAGTGAGAGGTAGTTGGtctgcctcctctctgttcCGGTCCTCATCAGAGGCTTTTATGGCTCTCATTCTCAGActtttgtgtgtttccttctgAAAGTGAGCAGCTTTGGTAACAGTAAGCCTGTGTTTCAGCCCATCGCTGCAGGAAGCGGCATCCCTCAGATTAAATGTTTTCTGAACGGAGTCAAGATTCCCAGAGTGGTACGACTGAAGGTACGGagaacacacgaacacacacactacatgaaacgtgtgaggagctgtgtttacatgctgtgtgtgtcgtgtgcagacgctggtagtgaaggtgtgcGGGGTGATCTGCTCTGTGGTCGGAGGTCTTGCTGTTGGGAAGGTAAAGACGATCCAGTCTGTGATCATGCCACCTGCTGTCTGTTGTTTTACTTCTCTCACACATGTCCTGTGTTTTGTTCTTACCCACAATCCTTCAGGAAGGTCCCATGATTCACTCCGGTGCTGTGGTGGCTGCAGGAGTGTCACAGGGCCGGAGCACCTCACTAAAGAGAGACTTCAAGGTCAGTGAGAGCTGtgtctgctgcatgtgtgtttggatCCTGTTTAGAAATACAGTGAtgtttaattgtgtgtgtgtgtgtctgtagatcTTTGAATACTTCCGGAGGGACACAGAGAAACGGGACTTCGTGTCTGCGGGAGCTGCTGCCGGAGTTTCTGCTGCTTTCGGGGCTCCAGTCGGTAAAACTCAGCAGCTGCACTAAATCTCAGAATGAAAACGCTCTTTGTTATTAATCTGAAGGAGTTCACAGAGTTTAGTGGCTGaaagggcacacacacacatgcacacacacacacacacacacacacacacacacacacgcacacacacacacacacacacacacacacacacacacacagctacctCAGAGGGCTAGGATCAACATGATGAAAGTTTGATGATGGTTGTATTCTTCCTGGTTGTGATGTGGTGggtgtgtgttcagaggactGAAGGCTGTCTCTGCATGGTGTgatgtggtggaggtggggggggggcagctgcTTGGGAGAAAGACCTCTTTGTACACTAAACGTCATTAGTTTTAGTCAAACTCCCACATAAAGAGCTCATCTtatgagagagagatgagagtaaagctgcactctgagatctgactgttctattaggaacatacggtactatcaggtcctgcacaTATCATGGAGCTAGTCCGTGTAGAGCCTTATAGGTAAGGAGAAGGATTTAGAAGTTtattcttgagcccactgggagccagtgaagagacgctagaacagcagagatatgatccctttggctgcttcctgtcagaactctagctgctgccttctggatcagctgcaggctgttcatgcaataatgtggacatccaggcAATAGTGagctgcagtagtccagtctagaagtaacaaaagcatggatgagtttttcagcatcactctgagagaggatgctcctgatcttagcaatattacggAGGAGgagtactggaggccagagtaaagCCATCCAGAGAGACaatgttatcagataatctagttctgagatggTTGGacccaaaaacaatgacctcagtttaTCAGAGTTTAACAGTAAGAAGTTTATGATCGGTGGGTCAGCTGACTGATTGTGTGTGGTCCGCTCAGGTGGCGTCCTCTTCTCTCTGGAGGAAGGAGCTTCTTTCTGGAACCAGATGCTGACCTGGAGGATCGTaagtcatgtgacctgtgtgtgctgacatcatcagctGGCTGTTCGAGacataaaatgaaaatgtttctgCTCTTTTTCCTCCCTGCAGTTCTTTGCCTCCATGATATCGACCTTCACTctgaacttcttcctcagcatcTACCACAACAATCCAGGAGACCTCTCCAACCCCGGCCTCATCAACTTCGGCCGCTTCGAAGGCGACGTGAGCACCTCTTGATACGTGTTTCATCTTAGTGTTTGTCTTCTTGGTCAACATAAAagatgtctgtctgttttccagAGTGTGACCTACAACCTTTATGAGATCCCCCTGTTCATCGCCATGGGAGCCATCGGTAAACACTGTTCCACCCTCCAGAGGCAGCACGCTGTCACTGCATCGCAGttatatgtgagtgtgtgtttctctgcaggtggcCTGCTGGGCGCTCTGTTCAACGTGCTCAACTACTGGCTGACCATCTTCAGGATCAggtgaggaacacacacacacacacactgagctaaGGTTTGGATCACAtgaagctttgtgtgtgtgtgtgtgtgcgccaaaAACAGCACTGTCCTGAATGCTGTactgtctctcactctcacacagtGGGTGGGGTGTTAGAGCAGTTTCTCAGAATTGTGAAATTGAGGAGTGTAAAAACAGTCGAGCAGGTAGGATCAGTGAAGCACCTGAGCCTTCCGGCGGATCCTCAGCTGTCCTCAGGGCAGAGTTAACCCCTCCTGGTCCTTTTCTGCCCTCTGACCCTTCAGAACTGTCGTGGATCATCACCATCACAGGGTTCTAAACACACATTACTTACTGAGGGCTCATGGAAGAGGATGTCATGGTGCAGCtcgtgtgtgtgcagtgttacCTGTCCTGGCACTCTCTATAAATAGCGTCTCCTTCCTGCCAGTGTcggcctgtgtttgtgtcacagtaACTCTTCCAGTCCGATCGCCTGAAGacacaacatggcagccagccTTTGTTTTCCATGTGATTGTTTTTAGAACTCTGGGGAAAGTCCGCACTGAAGACATGTGACTGATGTCGTGTGATTTGTTTGTCAGATACGTTCACCGTCCATGTTTAcaagtgatggaggccatgctgGTCGCTGCAGTGACAGCAACCGTGTCGTTCACTATGATCTACTTCTCTAATGACTGCCAGCCTCTGGGGCCGGACCACACAGAGGAGTACccactgcaggtacacacacacccacacacccctGTGTCCccctgttagcatgctaacagcagTAATGTAGACTGATGGTTGTGGTAAACAGCTTAAATTTTCTGTAACCTTtgacatgagtgtgtgtgtgtttggcctcCTGTGATGTCAGATGtgagcacttcctgtttgataGTTATCTTCATGCTATGAGGCCGCAGATATGTCGCTCTGATCCTGTTCTCTGCACCTGCAGCTGTTCTGTGCAGATGGCGAGTATAACTCCATGGCCACAACCTTCTTCAACCTTCCTGAGAGGAGCGTTCGCAGCCTCTTCCACAACCAGCCAGGTAAAAGGCCGGCGTGGGGTCACAGAGACTCAGACTGTCCTCTCACAGCATCCTCACCcctcgtctgtctgtctctcagggaCCTACAACCCTCTGACCCTGGGGTTGTTCACGCTGACGTACTTCTTCCTGGCGTGCTGGACGTACGGCCTGGCCGTCTCTGCAGGAGTCTTCATCCCGTCCCTGCTGATCGGAGCGGCGTGGGGGAGGCTGTGCGGGATAATGCTCGCCACCATCACCTCCAACGGCTCGGTCAGTGCACGCCGTCAACATTAGGAAAAACAAAACCCTAGAGGACACATGCTGTACTTTGAATGAAGCGCTGAGTAAAGAGTAATGTTACAGCTGCTGTCTTTGTAACAGATCTGGGCTGACCCTGGAAAATACGCATTGATCGGAGCTGCAGCTCAGTTGGGTCAGTAACATCATCATCGGtcctttttgttatttataCATGTTGATTGTAATAGTATTCGCACTAACGCCCTGCAGGGGGCATCGTAAGGATGACTCTCAGTCTGACGGTCATCATGGTGGAGGCCACAGGAAACGTCACATACGGCCTTCCCATCATGCTCGTCCTCATGACGGCAAAGATCGTCGGAGACTACTTTGAAGAGGTGAATGaagcagcacacactcagagacagagacagacacacagagagacaaacccaaacagagagagacacacacacacacacacacactcagactgcTGTAGAAcgtctcttcctctttcagggTTTGTATGACATCCACATCAAGCTGCAGAGCGTTCCCTTCCTGCACTGGGAGGCTCCCGCCACCTCCCATTGGCTGATGGCCAGGTAGGTCCAGTCTGACTGGTTGGGGTTATTCTTACCTCcctgagctgcagagcagaCCTTTGTCTCCCCCCTCAGGGAAAGTGATGACATGCTTACGTTTGTGTCGGTGCTGTGAGCTGTAGCTTCTGGCACTGAGGCCCCATTCTTCATACCACCTCCTCTTACTCGCTGTCTTCTCAGAGAAGTGATGAGTTCTCCAGTCACCTGCCTGAACAGAATAGAGAAGGTGGGAACTATCGTAGACATACTCAGCAACACGTCGACCAATCACAACGGCTTCCCGGTCGTCGTGCAGGTGTCTGATAACGATGAGGTAACGTCTTGATTGGATCAATGATTATTATGTTGTCGGCTATAATCCGAAAGACAATGGAGGAATCTTATTGGCTGTTTGTGAAACACAGAGGATGCTAACTTCCTGTTAGCTACAGCAACATGTCATCACTTTAAATCAGATATAATGATGTGTGTTTTGATCTTCACTGCTCCTGATCAGCCGGCCAAACTGTGCGGCCTCATCCTGCGCTCGCAGCTCATCGTCCTCCTCAAACACAAGGTACGCAGCCACAGAGCAGACGTCACGTTTACATCCTTCAGACAGAGGGCTCGctgtgagctgctgctcctctctccctgcagGTGTTTGTGGAGCTGGCTCGGTCCCGGCTGACCCACAGGAAGCTCCAGCTGAAGGACTTCAGGGACGCCTACCCCCGCTTCCCCCCGATCCAGAGCATCCACGTGTCCCAGGACGAGAGGGAGTGTATGATGGACCTGACGGAATTCATGAACCCCACGCCTTACACTGTGCCACAGGTAactcgcgcacacacacacacgcacacacacacacacacacaggtgttttgTGTAAGTAAAGCTGAACTCTTCTGTCCACAGGAAACTTCTCTGCCTCGTGTGTTCAAGCTGTTCAGAGCGCTGGGACTGAGacacctggtggtggtggacgaTGTGAACAgggtaaagtgtgtgtgtgtgtgtgggtgggtgtgtgtgtgttaccttccTTATGTTGCCTGATCACACTCATggtgctttttttgttgtgtggcGCTGCAGGTGGTCGGACTGGTGACCAGGAAAGATCTGGCCAGATA of the Parambassis ranga chromosome 8, fParRan2.1, whole genome shotgun sequence genome contains:
- the clcn7 gene encoding H(+)/Cl(-) exchange transporter 7 isoform X1, giving the protein MANITKKVSWSSRTDEFGQAGEGTPLLNGSEQPRPSRQLSGRGSLFQIGRLSTVDLEEEITSDEDSLRGRPKEIPHNEKLLSLKYESLDYDNIENQLFLEEERRMSYMGFRCLEISRWVICGLIGLLTGLIACFIDIGVEQLARIKFHVVKENIEKFTEVGGLSISLILWAVLNSAIVMMGAIIVAFFEPIAAGSGIPQIKCFLNGVKIPRVVRLKTLVVKVCGVICSVVGGLAVGKEGPMIHSGAVVAAGVSQGRSTSLKRDFKIFEYFRRDTEKRDFVSAGAAAGVSAAFGAPVGGVLFSLEEGASFWNQMLTWRIFFASMISTFTLNFFLSIYHNNPGDLSNPGLINFGRFEGDSVTYNLYEIPLFIAMGAIGGLLGALFNVLNYWLTIFRIRYVHRPCLQVMEAMLVAAVTATVSFTMIYFSNDCQPLGPDHTEEYPLQLFCADGEYNSMATTFFNLPERSVRSLFHNQPGTYNPLTLGLFTLTYFFLACWTYGLAVSAGVFIPSLLIGAAWGRLCGIMLATITSNGSIWADPGKYALIGAAAQLGGIVRMTLSLTVIMVEATGNVTYGLPIMLVLMTAKIVGDYFEEGLYDIHIKLQSVPFLHWEAPATSHWLMAREVMSSPVTCLNRIEKVGTIVDILSNTSTNHNGFPVVVQVSDNDEPAKLCGLILRSQLIVLLKHKVFVELARSRLTHRKLQLKDFRDAYPRFPPIQSIHVSQDERECMMDLTEFMNPTPYTVPQETSLPRVFKLFRALGLRHLVVVDDVNRVVGLVTRKDLARYHLGKHGLEELQLAQT
- the clcn7 gene encoding H(+)/Cl(-) exchange transporter 7 isoform X2 — its product is MANITKKVSWSSRTDEFGQAGEGTPLLNGSEQPRPSRQDSLRGRPKEIPHNEKLLSLKYESLDYDNIENQLFLEEERRMSYMGFRCLEISRWVICGLIGLLTGLIACFIDIGVEQLARIKFHVVKENIEKFTEVGGLSISLILWAVLNSAIVMMGAIIVAFFEPIAAGSGIPQIKCFLNGVKIPRVVRLKTLVVKVCGVICSVVGGLAVGKEGPMIHSGAVVAAGVSQGRSTSLKRDFKIFEYFRRDTEKRDFVSAGAAAGVSAAFGAPVGGVLFSLEEGASFWNQMLTWRIFFASMISTFTLNFFLSIYHNNPGDLSNPGLINFGRFEGDSVTYNLYEIPLFIAMGAIGGLLGALFNVLNYWLTIFRIRYVHRPCLQVMEAMLVAAVTATVSFTMIYFSNDCQPLGPDHTEEYPLQLFCADGEYNSMATTFFNLPERSVRSLFHNQPGTYNPLTLGLFTLTYFFLACWTYGLAVSAGVFIPSLLIGAAWGRLCGIMLATITSNGSIWADPGKYALIGAAAQLGGIVRMTLSLTVIMVEATGNVTYGLPIMLVLMTAKIVGDYFEEGLYDIHIKLQSVPFLHWEAPATSHWLMAREVMSSPVTCLNRIEKVGTIVDILSNTSTNHNGFPVVVQVSDNDEPAKLCGLILRSQLIVLLKHKVFVELARSRLTHRKLQLKDFRDAYPRFPPIQSIHVSQDERECMMDLTEFMNPTPYTVPQETSLPRVFKLFRALGLRHLVVVDDVNRVVGLVTRKDLARYHLGKHGLEELQLAQT